Proteins encoded in a region of the Enoplosus armatus isolate fEnoArm2 chromosome 16, fEnoArm2.hap1, whole genome shotgun sequence genome:
- the snrnp40 gene encoding U5 small nuclear ribonucleoprotein 40 kDa protein, which yields MIEPKKRVADMAVVPTAVKRPRTELVAAAQSQQLVAMGPPRSSSLQAPIMLMSGHEGEVYCCKFHPNGATLASSGFDRLILMWNVYGDCDNYATLKGHSGAVMELHYNTDGSMLFSASTDKTVGVWDSETGERIKRLKGHTSFVNTCYPARRGPQLVCTGSDDGTVKLWDIRKKGAIHTFQNTYQVLAATFNDTSDQILSGGIDNDIKVWDLRQNKLIYNMHGHGDSVTGLSLSSEGSYLLSNSMDNTVRIWDVRPFAPKERCVKIFQGNVHNFEKNLLRCSWSTDGSKIAAGSADRFVYIWDTTSRRILYKLPGHAGSVNEVAFHPEEPIVLSGASDKRLYMGEIQ from the exons ATGATTGAACCTAAGAAGAGAGTGGCGGACATGGCGGTGGTTCCTACCGCCGTGAAGCGCCCCAGGACGGAACTGGTGGCAGCGGCTCAGTCTCAGCAACTCGTGGCCATG GGCCCCCCACGCAGCTCCAGCCTGCAGGCTCCCATTATGCTGATGTCTGGCCACGAGGGTGAGGTCTACTGCTGCAAGTTTCACCCCAATGGAGCCACGCTGGCCTCCTCCGGATTTGACAGGCTCATAT tgatgtggaATGTGTATGGAGATTGTGATAATTATGCCACTCTGAAGGGCCACAGTGGAGCAGTGATGGAGCTGCACTACAACACAGATGGCAG CATGCTGTTTTCGGCGAGCACAGACAAGACTGTAGGCGTGTGGGACAGTGAAACAGGCGAGAGGATCAAGCGCCTGAAGGGACACACCTCCTTTGTTAACACCTGCTACCCGGCTCGCAGAGGGCCCCAGCTTGTCTGCACCGGCAGTGATGACGGGACAGTCAAG CTGTGGGACATCCGTAAGAAGGGGGCGATCCACACTTTCCAGAACACCTACCAGGTGCTGGCCGCGACGTTCAATGACACCAGCGATCAGATCCTGTCAGGAGGCATCGACAATGACATCAAG GTGTGGGACCTGAGGCAGAACAAGCTGATCTACAACATGCACGGCCACGGTGACTCAGTAACTGGACTCAGTCTGAGCTCTGAGGGATCATACCTTCTCTCAAACTCCATGGACAACACAG tGCGTATTTGGGATGTTCGACCATTTGCACCCAAGGAGAGATGTGTGAAGATTTTCCAGGGCAACGTTCACAACTTTGAAAAG AATTTGCTGAGGTGCTCCTGGTCTACTGACGGCAGTAAGATCGCTGCGGGCTCAGCTGACAG gTTTGTGTATATCTGGGACACCACATCCCGCAGAATCCTGTACAAGCTGCCGGGCCACGCTGGCTCTGTCAATGAAGTGGCCTTTCACCCAGAGGAGCCTATAG TGCTGTCTGGTGCCAGTGATAAACGGCTCTACATGGGAGAAAttcagtaa
- the zcchc17 gene encoding zinc finger CCHC domain-containing protein 17 isoform X1, translated as MSDSDGRAPEPAGLDGLPPLFSIAKGEVVSLQTYGAFVRLPGYKKEGLVHVSEMSASRVENASEIVDVGEQVWIKVIGREIRDDKVKLSFSMKAVNQGTGRDLDPNNVMAEQDARRRKQHRDHTGNRITLEAVLNTTCSKCGCKGHFTKDCFSAPGLQYALLPEEDDEEPQQQTSTVAPQQDSDKKKKKKKEKKMKKKRKRERKESESDSSSSSSSSECKSKRRRRDHTPDREDKKKKKHKKHRSHKRS; from the exons ATGTCAGACAGTGATGGCCGAGCACCAGAGCCGGCTGGACTGGATGGTCTGCCGCCATTGTTCAGCATTGCAAAGGGAGAGGTGGTCTCTCTGCAGACCTATGGAGCTTTTGTCAGACTGCCAGGATACAAAAAGGAAG GCCTTGTACATGTGAGTGAGATGTCAGCCTCACGTGTTGAGAATGCCTCAGAGATTGTCGATGTTGGGGAACAGGTGTGGATTAAAGTGATTGGGAGAGag ATACGGGATGACAAGGTGAAGTTGTCCTTCTCAATGAAAGCTGTCAATCAGGGAACAGGGCGGGATTTGGACCCAAACAATGTTATGGCAGA gcaGGATGCGAGGCGACGTAAGCAGCATAGAGATCACACAGGCAATAGGATCACACTGGAGGCTGTACTCAACACAACATGCTCAAAGTGTGGCTGCAAGG GTCACTTTACAAAGGATTGTTTCTCTGCTCCGGGCTTGCAGTACGCTCTTTTGCCTGAGGAGGACGATGAAGAGCCACAGCAGCAGACCTCCACAGTTGCGCCACAGCAAGActcagacaaaaagaagaagaaaaagaag gagaagaaaatgaagaaaaagaggaagagggagaggaaggagtcAGAgagcgacagcagcagcagcagcagcagcagcgaatGCAAATCCAAGAGGAGGCGCCGCGACCACACTCctgacagagaggacaaaaagaagaagaaacacaagaaacataGATCACACAAACGCAGctga
- the nkain1 gene encoding sodium/potassium-transporting ATPase subunit beta-1-interacting protein 1: MGKCDGRCTLLVICSLQLVAALQRQVFDFLGYQWAPILANFLHIMAVILGMFGTVQFRFRYLIFYAVWLVLWVGWNSFIICFYLEVGNLSQDRDFLMTFNTSLHRSWWMEHGPGCLVTPVLDSHAAPDDHHVITVSGCLLDYQYIEVLSSAIQILLALFGFVYACYVSKVFQDDEDSFDFIGGFDSYGYQPPQKSSHLQLQPLYTAG; encoded by the exons ATGGGGAAGTGCGACGGAAGATGCACGCTGCTGGTGATATGTTCACTGCagttg GTGGCAGCCCTCCAGAGGCAGGTGTTTGATTTTCTGGGCTACCAATGGGCTCCAATTCTGGCCAACTTCCTACACATTATGGCCGTCATCCTGGGCATGTTCGGTACCGTGCAGTTTCGCTTCAGATACCTCATCTTT TATGCAGTATGGCTGGTCCTTTGGGTGGGTTGGAACTCGTTCATCATCTGTTTCTACCTGGAGGTTGGAAACCTGTCTCAG gacaGGGACTTTCTCATGACGTTCAACACATCCCTTCATCGCTCGTGGTGGATGGAGCATGGTCCCGGTTGCCTGGTAACGCCAGTGCTAGACTCTCACGCGGCCCCTGATGACCACCATGTCATCACTGTCTCCGGGTGTCTCCTTGACTACCAGTACATAGAGGTGTTGAGTTCAGCCATTCAGATCTTATTGGCT CTCTTTGGCTTTGTGTACGCCTGCTACGTGAGCAAAGTCTTCCAGGATGACGAGGACAGCT ttGATTTCATTGGTGGCTTTGACTCGTATGGCTACCAGCCTCCTCAGAAGTCCTCCCATCTGCAACTGCAGCCTCTTTACAC GGCTGGTTAA
- the fabp3 gene encoding fatty acid-binding protein, heart, producing the protein MAETFVGTWNLKDSQKFDEYMKELGVGFATRKVGNMTKPTTIISVEGDTVTVKTQSTLKNTEVKFKLGEEFDETTADDRKVKSLVTIDDGKMVHVQKWDGKETSLVREVKDKSLTLTLTIGEVVCTRFYEKAE; encoded by the exons ATGGCCGAAACTTTCGTTGGCACATGGAACCTCAAGGACAGCCAGAAATTTGATGAATACATGAAGGAGCtgg GTGTGGGCTTTGCTACTCGTAAGGTGGGCAACATGACCAAGCCCACCACTATCATCTCAGTGGAAGGTGACACAGTGACGGTGAAGACCCAGAGCACCCTTAAGAACACAGAGGTCAAATTCAAGCTGGGGGAGGAGTTTGATGAGACCACCGCTGATGACAGGAAAGTTAAg TCCCTTGTAACAATAGATGACGGGAAGATGGTGCATGTACAGAAGTGGGATGGCAAAGAGACGAGTCTGGTCAGGGAAGTCAAAGACAAGTCTCTCACACTG acACTTACAATCGGAGAAGTTGTTTGCACGCGTTTCTACGAGAAGGCAGAATAA
- the zcchc17 gene encoding zinc finger CCHC domain-containing protein 17 isoform X2, translating to MSDSDGRAPEPAGLDGLPPLFSIAKGEVVSLQTYGAFVRLPGYKKEGLVHVSEMSASRVENASEIVDVGEQVWIKVIGREIRDDKVKLSFSMKAVNQGTGRDLDPNNVMAEQDARRRKQHRDHTGNRITLEAVLNTTCSKCGCKGHFTKDCFSAPGLQYALLPEEDDEEPQQQTSTVAPQQDSDKKKKKKKKKMKKKRKRERKESESDSSSSSSSSECKSKRRRRDHTPDREDKKKKKHKKHRSHKRS from the exons ATGTCAGACAGTGATGGCCGAGCACCAGAGCCGGCTGGACTGGATGGTCTGCCGCCATTGTTCAGCATTGCAAAGGGAGAGGTGGTCTCTCTGCAGACCTATGGAGCTTTTGTCAGACTGCCAGGATACAAAAAGGAAG GCCTTGTACATGTGAGTGAGATGTCAGCCTCACGTGTTGAGAATGCCTCAGAGATTGTCGATGTTGGGGAACAGGTGTGGATTAAAGTGATTGGGAGAGag ATACGGGATGACAAGGTGAAGTTGTCCTTCTCAATGAAAGCTGTCAATCAGGGAACAGGGCGGGATTTGGACCCAAACAATGTTATGGCAGA gcaGGATGCGAGGCGACGTAAGCAGCATAGAGATCACACAGGCAATAGGATCACACTGGAGGCTGTACTCAACACAACATGCTCAAAGTGTGGCTGCAAGG GTCACTTTACAAAGGATTGTTTCTCTGCTCCGGGCTTGCAGTACGCTCTTTTGCCTGAGGAGGACGATGAAGAGCCACAGCAGCAGACCTCCACAGTTGCGCCACAGCAAGActcagacaaaaagaagaagaaaaagaag aagaaaatgaagaaaaagaggaagagggagaggaaggagtcAGAgagcgacagcagcagcagcagcagcagcagcgaatGCAAATCCAAGAGGAGGCGCCGCGACCACACTCctgacagagaggacaaaaagaagaagaaacacaagaaacataGATCACACAAACGCAGctga